ATTATATTGTTCACTTATTACCAACAACATTGAACATGCATATTTGTAAAGGGTTTCATTAATGATTAACGCAGTAACACGTAACCCACGTTCTTGGCCTAGCTAGTTTTTATAACTAACTTTTTCTTTTCGGATTAATATGTCATATATAGTGTGTGAGGTTTTGATGAGATGATGATTGTGAAAATTGACAGTGAAGAGGACAAACTTTTGCtgaattatttattgttttaaaacatattctAGGTATTGGAAAATAACATGAGTCACATGGTGATGATgtctttaaatattttctagtatattaagattttttacattttcattaatttattttcttatagtgtttttactttgtttgtttgtccacTTCTTTAATATTCGTCAAAAGTGAAAGAATATAAACTGTAATAAGGTGATTGCTTTTGGCCAACACCTTACTTTGTTCACCACTATGAGGCAATTTAAGACTGTTATTGTTATTGATTCCCAAACATATTGGACCCTTAGATTTGAGAGTGACAAATAACTTTtgttatatatgaattttttttttatttgacaataCTTTTTTGTCATAACACATAACAGTAATTAAATGGCAAAATAAGTGAAACCCCACTACGTACATGAAACGATTTCCTCATAGATAGGttactaaataaaaaacaaactcCACATCAACCTCGTCGTTATACATTGTTTTTCAGATATAGATTTATCGTCCACAGTCAAATTCGGATTCACTCCTATGTTTTTGATTTAGTGGGAAATTTTAGAACTCGTCCTTTTATATCGAATGTGAAGAAAGGTTAAATTTATAATTGCCTCTTGACAATCGTAATAATATtcgaatatacatatatatatatatatatatatatatatatactgatttgGTGAGACATAGGGATAGTTGGAGACAGGTCATTAAATAGAAACATAGTGGGTGTACAAGTGAGCTCACTATCATTATCTCAATACATAGTAATGATAATTAAACGTTGggttaattttctatttttctcatGATTTTAAGGTTTGAATGTTTATATGCTCTATACTTCTATGTAGACAATTACAACACATGCATACTCTCTCATGATTTTAAGGTTTGAATTgtataaaaataagaacaaatttttaaatGAGGTGTGGTTTTGTGGTGTAATTGATAAGAAAAAGTTAACATTAAATGTTATTTAATATGTCtgaataacttttaaaaaatcagtttacaaaaaaatggagggagtattTAAGTACTATGAATAATTATTATCTATATCGTGTACttctatacatatatacacgTTACTCGTTAGGTAACGAACTTCCACAATTCCTAATCTACCATTTGTGTCTCTTGTTTGGATATTTCtgattgttattggattatatatattttatatgtaaaagactttggttatatatatatgaagcatataatataatgtattatattataaacaCAGTCAGAGCAAAAAACTGAAGCTAGTAAACATTTCTAACCACAcgtatatacaaatatttaagaATTAATTGACGAATATTAAGTCTAGTTCTGTAAGATACAATATGTCAAATGACgacaataaaaattatagaagtgacaatatatatgtagaatacttccttataaataaataaatatatatgtatatacgtaTGTACCTGGATCGTTTGGACGATACTCTGACTGACAAATTACAAGAGGGTGAATTCGTTGTTTGGCATCTTGTGGCATGCAAACCTAACTATGTGTACAGACTATTAATTAGTTTAGtccaatatatttatatatctgcCACTATATATTATGGTTCCGTATTATTGGACGCTACGACTACTCTATTATttctgtttcgtttttttttactactatttATGTGTTAAACTACTAATGTCAtctatttgtgaaaaataatgAGAACCCTATGTACCAAGAGAAAGCAAATGATCTGGAATGTATAAATTAGTTTGAGTCTCTGAATTGTAATTTAGATTATAGTTACAAGATATACCCAATTAAtgattattaaaagaaacagaCGGGGTCTAGGATCAGCTTAATTCCCGTTGATTAATAATTAAGTAATTGAACGCAAACTTATTTACAGTTATTTGATCTGAAACAGATCTTGTCTCGTGAATTATCTTGGTAATGGTGATATCAATGTAAATTTGGAGTCGACAATAAGATTAAAGAAAATGGAGTGCTTTAGGGAAAAGTCATTAGATACTAAGTGTATGATTGTTTTCCTCTTTCGTCAATAATATGCTTTAGAAAGAGAAATGCAGGTTGacacagtctctctctctctctctctcacttatTTTCTGTAACCTTATTTTCATTCTTGTTGATTTAAGCTAATTTTTTTACTCTTATTACACTTTTACACTAATAAAAACTCTGACGtaatataatttacatatatgtttCGAAAACATATTGTAAAAGATACATGTTGGCTTTAAAACAATGTTTTCCGTTTTTAAATACTAGTATAATTTATGGACTAAGAACCAAATATATCGAGCCTTACTCATTATATCTAATGGAAAATCACATTTACTATATTTTCTATACGTGTGGAAAATCACATTTACATTTGAAACACGAATTATTTATCCTCAGACTTACATTCCTACTTTGTTCATGTATATTACACGTATTATTAagaatttgttttactttttttttaacacaaacaagaaaaacttattctaaacacacacaaaataaaagaacataactcctttatttttcttatacatTGTTATCTAGTCGGGAGTTCCCTTGTATGAAAACGTTTTTTCTTTCTGTCTTTCTATTgctataattaattatcttGTTCGTGACGCAACCATATATTTCTACCTTTCAGCACTTAAGTCTTTTTAAAATCTGATTAGTGATACACATATttatgttatgtatatatagatcgAGAGATAGAACCAGAATGGAGCTAAAACATGTGATCTTTATCTTTGGGAATAAAGTGGCTTAAAAAAGAACAAGCAATTAGAAAGAGCAAACTGAAAGCAGTAGTAGAATAATAAGAGGAAAATAATTAAGAGCATatgtttcaaataaattaactctttctttttcaccTCTCAGCCATTTTTTTAAAggaaggaaaagagaaaaagaacatGTGCGGCAATACCAATGATCATGTCTTaagacaacaagaaaaaaaagaaaaacagtgaaaagaaaaataccatTCCAAATTAAGTGTTGGttcaaaaagttttaaagtATTTATGATGCtcttaatagtttttttttttcttagcaaGAATTTTGtgtagtcttttttttcttttatataaaatcgACAATGAATGAAATGATTCAAGTCCTTTTCTTTTGTACAATGTCTAGTAGATCACTAGAATATGCGGGCGCTTCCAACACACTtcactatatatgttttcaacAGTTTGTATCAGTTGTTGATCTATAGATTCATCCCAAATCGTACGAATGAACAGCCAAGATTTTTGCCACATCATGTTATCTAAATTGAGAATCGTAGAACATAACACACTATTTGATAATACAActaagaggaagaaaaaaaaaagattatttaaaaatcaattgcGGAAACCATGTTCcgaattacaaacaaaaaaggaaggatcatcatcaccaagacataaaccctaaaagagTGTTAAGATTTTTACCTATTTTCTCTATCACATGATCAAAATCCCACAATGTTATCTTCAAAAACTCTGATTTGCCTTATCCCATTATTCTTCATGATCTTTCCCAATACAAAAACGATTGTAATAATTACAGAGAGATCTAATGTTTTATCTATATGAAAAGAAGTCCCTGTGGTTTCACAGTATCGTCATACATCTATGCTCACAGCGTTTCGGTTCAGTCAGATGTAGATAGGTTTAATATCATTCGGTCCAAAACTGGCTGAGCATGTCGGACACTTTTTCTGTCGAGTTCCTGTGAGCTTTTGCACACATGGGTTGCAAAACAAGTGGTAGCATTTCGTGATCACCACCTAGTTTTATGAGaacaaaataccaaaaccaATCAGAACACACGCAGTTTTGATTCaagattcaaataaaaaaaagtcagtAACATCATGATTTAAGCATCTTGCTGAAGTCTAAACAATGGAGAGTAGTGAGTCCCCTTACCTCTTTTGGGCGATCGTTGCAGGCCTTACACTTTAGAATTTCTTTGAATTCACCGAGTTCTTGTCGGAGCTTTTGAATGGCCGATGATCCTTCTATGAGAGATCGAAGACGAGAAACTTTCTTTTTGGCGATTTCCATTTCCTCCTCTATCCTTCTTTTATTAAACCTGACATATGCAGAAGATAATGATAAGCTGCTCATCACCAACACTGTTTTATGACGGAGAAGTGGGAGGGAACAATTGATTTACCTTTCAATTTCCAGTTCCAGCTCCAATGCCCCATAATCCACCCGACTTTGCTCAACTTTTGAATGTGACTCCTCCAACCTTGACCTAGCTTGTTCCAAGCCATTCCCAATGTCTGCACGTTTCTTTTGCAGATTTTCATGAGTAACAGACTTTTGATATCTATCTTCCGCTAGTTTCTGAAACTGATCTGTGCAGAACCTCAACTGCAAGAAAAGGCACCTTCATGTCAAAGTCTCATGATAAGGGGTCGTACAATTTGTGTATACAGGTACACACAGATATACCTGATCTTCAATTCTTGAGGATTTCTTGGATAAGAAACTAGCAGATGCACTGCCTTGCTGTATATCCTTATCcataatatatttatcaatAAGCAGCATATCTTGCATCTGCCTTGAAGTTATGCCTTCCAAGAAAAGCTGAAACAACAATGGGCGAGCATAAAAAATTACATCTCATAGTCGGATCCAAGTAACAAACCATCCTTATTTCATGATATTCTTGCATAACATATAAGGTATAACAACAGAAATTGGCCCATGCCATTAACACAATCCATCAATCTCCAACTTATTGTAACACTAGTAGATACACGTGTAAGTGTAAAATTTAGAGGAACAAGAGTTTGGAATAAACACCTTGATGTTATAGTCATCTCTCTCTGTAACTTGAATCAAAAGCTGTTGGTTTTGTGGTACAATGTCTTCGTAGGCACTTCCAATTGCCTAAAAGAAGATAGTTACTGTAAATCGATACCCAACatcaaggtttttaaaatatgttataaacaaagaaacaagaaatttcATACGCAAACCTGTATTTCAGAAAGGTATGTTCCATGTTCTTCATGTTTAGACTTCAAGATATCAGAATGCTTTGCGACATCCCTGAAACAAACAAGACCTATCCATGTCAAGAAAACGGTCTCAAAGAATTCCTATCGAAGAACAATCCGCAGAAAGATTTCGATGAATATCAGTGGTCTTCTACATAGCAGAGGAGAGTGCATGAAACGAGTTTGAATTATTTACCGTTTACAATCATCCATTTTCTGCCTTAAATCAGCAATCTCAGCTTCGGCAGCAGCCAACATTTGTTGGGAAACTGCCTCCGCTTCATTTGCTGCCTTAACGCGCAACTCCAAATTTTGCTCATCAAGGGAGGATTTTAAACTTTGAACATGAGCCCAAGCCCTATACTCCCGTTCCTTAGCTTCAGCTATGTCCCTGCCACAGCACAATATCCCAGTGATACTTAGGGAAATGCACCAAGCGCATAACAATAACGTGTGTTCAGCCTAGATacgaatatataaaaatataataacaccCAAAAGAGAATTTCATCTGATGGAAGTGTAAAAATGGATAAGATATTTGTGAAGAATAAATTAGCAAAGTGAACATAAGTTCCTTCAGAACGCAAGAAAAGTTAGCAGCAAATTTTCACCAAGATTGGATAGCTCAGTCTAAAGGCAAGATTGATAACACTATTATACTACATATATGGCCACAACGTAGGGGAAGGTAAGAAAACTTTTCTCTAACAATTAAAATCGTAGATAGCGACCACTGGATTTGTTACATATAGTTGAGCTTACCTCGGATCGGTGGTCTCACGTTTATACATCTCCAGAAACAACTTCAACTCCTCATGACTGTTCTTCAAATCACGAACCTGCATGACAGACTCATATTACTTGAAAGTAAAGAACATAACAACTGCCTCTTTGCCAACCAAAAACTACtacaaaatttaacaaatttaacaaattttacatTGCTAATTGTCTTTTTCCAATTCTTTATCCaagaaatgtatttttaaacAAGTTTGACATTATGCAAATAACGATAACCGATATCAATACCGTCAACACATAAGAGATGGGCAGTACACTGAAAAAGGTAAATATAATGCATCATACCGTAGCATTCAGGTCACCTAGCTGAGAAGCATAATCAGCTGATCTCAAATGCAATGCTTCACATTCTCTTGTCTGTTCACCAATTAGGCTTATTAagtaagaaaaacataaactgTAACAGCATACATCATTCACTGTTCAGCATATTTTTGGGTCAAAACACTGATNNNNNNNNNNNNNNNNNNNNNNNNNNNNNNNNNNNNNNNNNNNNNNNNNNNNNNNNNNNNNNNNNNNNNNNNNNNNNNNNNNNNNNNNNNNNNNNNNNNNNNNNNNNNNNNNNNNNNNNNNNNNNNNNNNNNNNNNNNNNNNNNNNNNNNNNNNNNNNNNNNNNNNNNNNNNNNNNNNNNNNNNNNNNNNNNNNNNNNNNNNNNNNNNNNNNNNNNNNNNNNNNNNNNNNNNNNNNNNNNNNNNNNNNNNNNNNNNNNNNNNNNNNNNNNNNNNNNNNNNNNNNNNNNNNNNNNNNNNNNNNNNNNNNNNNNNNNNNNNNNNNNNNNNNNNNNNNNNNNNNNNNNNNNNNNNNNNNNNNNNNNNNNNNNNNNNNNNNNNNNNNNNNNNNNNNNNNNNNNNNNNNNNNNNNNNNNNNNNNNNNNNNNNNNNNNNNNNNNNNNNNNNNNNNNNNNNNNNNNNNNNNNNNNNNNNNNNNNNNNNNNNNNNNNNNNNNNNNNNNNNNNNNNNNNNNNNNNNNNNNNNNNNNNNNNNNNNNNNNNNNNNNNNNNNNNNNNNNNNNNNNNNNNNNNNNNNNNNNNNNNNNNNNNNNNNNNNNNNNNNNNNNNNNNNNNNNNNNNNNNNNNNNNNNNNNNNNNNNNNNNNNNNNNNNNNNNNNNNNNNNNNNNNNNNNNNNNNNNNNNNNNNNNNNNNNNNNNNNNNNNNNNNNNNNNNNNNNNNNNNNNNNNNNNNNNNNNNNNNNNNNNNNNNNNNNNNNNNNNNNNNNNNNNNNNNNNNNNNNNNNNNNNNNNNNNNNNNNNNNNNNNNNNNNNNNNNNNNNNNNNNNNNNNNNNNNNNNNNNNNNNNNNNNNNNNNNNNNNNNNNNNNNNNNNNNNNNNNNNNNNNNNNNNNNNNNNNNNNNNNNNNNNNNNNNNNNNNNNNNNNNNNNNNNNNNNNNNNNNNNNNNNNNNNNNNNNNNNNNNNNNNNNNNNNNNNNNNNNNNNNNNNNNNNNNNNNNNNNNNNNNNNNNNNNNNNNNNNNNNNNNNNNNNNNNNNNNNNNNNNNNNNNNNNNNNNNNNNNNNNNNNNNNNNNNNNNNNNNNNNNNNNNNNNNNNNNNNNNNNNNNNNNNNNNNNNNNNNNNNNNNNNNNNNNNNNNNNNNNNNNNNNNNNNNNNNNNNNNNNNNNNNNNNNNNNNNNNNNNNNNNNNNNNNNNNNNNNNNNNNNNNNNNNNNNNNNNNNNNNNNNNNNNNNNNNNNNNNNNNNNNNNNNNNNNNNNNNNNNNNNNNNNNNNNNNNNNNNNNNNNNNNNNNNNNNNNNNNNNNNNNNNNNNNNNNNNNNNNNNNNNNNNNNNNNNNNNNNNNNNNNNNNNNNNNNNNNNNNNNNNNNNNNNNNNNNNNNNNNNNNNNNNNNNNNNNNNNNNNNNNNNNNNNNNNNNNNNNNNNNNNNNNNNNNNNNNNNNNNNNNNNNNNNNNNNNNNNNNNNNNNNNNNNNNNNNNNNNNNNNNNNNNNNNNNNNNNNNNNNNNNNNNNNNNNNNNNNNNNNNNNNNNNNNNNNNNNNNNNNNNNNNNNNNNNNNNNNNNNNNNNNNNNNNNNNNNNNNNNNNNNNNNNNNNNNNNNNNNNNNNNNNNNNNNNNNNNNNNNNNNNNNNNNNNNNNNNNNNNNNNNNNNNNNNNNNNNNNNNNNNNNNNNNNNNNNNNNNNNNNNNNNNNNNNNNNNNNNNNNNNNNNNNNNNNNNNNNNNNNNNNNNNNNNNNNNNNNNNNNNNNNNNNNNNNNNNNNNNNNNNNNNNNNNNNNNNNNNNNNNNNNNNNNNNNNNNNNNNNNNNNNNNNNNNNNNNNNNNNNNNNNNNNNNNNNNNNNNNNNNNNNNNNNNNNNNNNNNNNNNNNNNNNNNNNNNNNNNNNNNNNNNNNNNNNNNNNNNNNNNNNNNNNNNNNNNNNNNNNNNNNNNNNNNNNNNNNNNNNNNNNNNNNNNNNNNNNNNNNNNNNNNNNNNNNNNNNNNNNNNNNNNNNNNNNNNNNNNNNNNNNNNNNNNNNNNNNNNNNNNNNNNNNNNNNNNNNNNNNNNNNNNNNNNNNNNNNNNNNNNNNNNNNNNNNNNNNNNNNNNNNNNNNNNNNNNNNNNNNNNNNNNNNNNNNNNNNNNNNNNNNNNNNNNNNNNNNNNNNNNNNNNNNNNNNNNNNNNNNNNNNNNNNNNNNNNNNNNNNNNNNNNNNNNNNNNNNNNNNNNNNNNNNNNNNNNNNNNNNNNNNNNNNNNNNNNNNNNNNNNNNNNNNNNNNNNNNNNNNNNNNNNNNNNNNNNNNNNNNNNNNNNNNNNNNNNNNNNNNNNNNNNNNNNNNNNNNNNNNNNNNNNNNNNNNNNNNNNNNNNNNNNNNNNNNNNNNNNNNNNNNNNNNNNNNNNNNNNNNNNNNNNNNNNNNNNNNNNNNNNNNNNNNNNNNNNNNNNNNNNNNNNNNNNNNNNNNNNNNNNNNNNNNNNNNNNNNNNNNNNNNNNNNNNNNNNNNNNNNNNNNNNNNNNNNNNNNNNNNNNNNNNNNNNNNNNNNNNNNNNNNNNNNNNNNNNNNNNNNNNNNNNNNNNNNNNNNNNNNNNNNNNNNNNNNNNNNNNNNNNNNNNNNNNNNNNNNNNNNNNNNNNNNNNNNNNNNNNNNNNNNNNNNNNNNNNNNNNNNNNNNNNNNNNNNNNNNNNNNNNNNNNNNNNNNNNNNNNNNNNNNNNNNNNNNNNNNNNNNNNNNNNNNNNNNNNNNNNNNNNNNNNNNNNNNNNNNNNNNNNNNNNNNNNNNNNNNNNNNNNNNNNNNNNNNNNNNNNNNNNNNNNNNNNNNNNNNNNNNNNNNNNNNNNNNNNNNNNNNNNNNNNNNNNNNNNNNNNNNNNNNNNNNNNNNNNNNNNNNNNNNNNNNNNNNNNNNNNNNNNNNNNNNNNNNNNNNNNNNNNNNNNNNNNNNNNNNNNNNNNNNNNNNNNNNNNNNNNNN
The sequence above is drawn from the Camelina sativa cultivar DH55 chromosome 4, Cs, whole genome shotgun sequence genome and encodes:
- the LOC104783048 gene encoding E3 ubiquitin-protein ligase BRE1-like 1 isoform X2, whose protein sequence is MEENKVNTSSQLTQTLYNLVAVTDDLRCLKDELYPSALRTGLDKDLCGQLALNELETEIKSVRVDLDDVLVKFRSLSRELQSHRDADAKVRVDLKRIRGELEDEVGELQQCNGDLSALRAERDATAGAFLPVLSLGNKLATSDRERDKQRDLQDMETVLKELTVLASGRLQELKDLHGERTKMLEKMSNLQNKSKSLRCISSSQACLSLKDQLEKSKAAVFQSMALLEKLQVEKDSIVWREREMNIKNELVDVSRRTSAVTDSKMATLDVEIQKQLDEKNRIKTRLGNITRERGRKEIFADMKALISSFPEEMSSMRSQLDNYKETAGGIHSLRADVQSLSGVLCRKTRECEALHLRSADYASQLGDLNATVRDLKNSHEELKLFLEMYKRETTDPRDIAEAKEREYRAWAHVQSLKSSLDEQNLELRVKAANEAEAVSQQMLAAAEAEIADLRQKMDDCKRDVAKHSDILKSKHEEHGTYLSEIQAIGSAYEDIVPQNQQLLIQVTERDDYNIKLFLEGITSRQMQDMLLIDKYIMDKDIQQGSASASFLSKKSSRIEDQLRFCTDQFQKLAEDRYQKSVTHENLQKKRADIGNGLEQARSRLEESHSKVEQSRVDYGALELELEIERFNKRRIEEEMEIAKKKVSRLRSLIEGSSAIQKLRQELGEFKEILKCKACNDRPKEVVITKCYHLFCNPCVQKLTGTRQKKCPTCSASFGPNDIKPIYI